From a single Anoplolepis gracilipes chromosome 3, ASM4749672v1, whole genome shotgun sequence genomic region:
- the Picot gene encoding putative inorganic phosphate cotransporter isoform X3, which translates to MSGSRVSENGRRNGHVLVWEQPGLDEEERSARKRRGWMGKRHMVTFMIFLGMANAYIMRTNMSVAIVAMVNHTAIQDVKVEKVINECGDLITNETEAAERNADGPFLWNNKEQGYLLSSFFWGYVITQIPFGILAKRYGAKYFLGIGMLINSIFGLLVPASAYWGYWWLMTIRFIQGLGEGPIVPCTHALLAKWIPPNERSRMGAFVYAGAQFGTVISMPLSGLLADWQLVGGWPSIFYVFGAIGTIWCIAFLLWVYEDPEQHPSISEEEKKYILSSLWGSAGISSSPPVPWKSIVTSLPFWAILMAHMGQNYGYETLMTQLPTFMKQILHFSIKNNGFFSALPYLAMWLFSIFISHVADWMISGKYSHTVTRKIINSIGQYGPAVALIAASYTGCNASATIAIITVGVGLNGAIYSGFKVNHLDISPRFAGLLMSFTNCIANLAGLLAPITVGLIIDDSPTQAKWRIVFMICAVIYIVCATFYLCCGSGQRQVWDNPDKDDDKNEKKQLDGVQVISETQH; encoded by the exons GTTGGATGGGAAAACGTCACATGGTAACATTCATGATATTCCTTGGTATGGCAAATGCTTACATAATGAGAACCAACATGTCCGTGGCTATCGTCGCGATGGTCAATCATACCGCCATCCAGGACGTCAAAGTGGAAAAAGTGATAAATGAATGCGGAGATCTTATCACCAATGAAACTGAAGCTGCCGAACGT AATGCCGATGGACCTTTTTTGTGGAACAATAAAGAGCAAGGCTATCTCTTGAGCTCGTTCTTCTGGGGCTACGTTATCACGCAGATACCGTTCGGTATCCTCGCCAAACGTTATGGCGCGAAATATTTCCTCGGAATTGGCATGCTTATCAATTCGATTTTTGGGCTGCTGGTCCCCGCATCTGCGTACTGGGGATACTGGTGGCTGATGACTATTCGCTTTATCCAAGGTTTAGGAGAG GGTCCTATTGTGCCTTGCACGCACGCATTGCTGGCGAAGTGGATACCACCTAACGAACGGAGCAGGATGGGTGCCTTCGTCTATGCTG GTGCACAGTTCGGGACAGTAATTTCCATGCCGTTGAGTGGTCTACTGGCCGATTGGCAATTAGTAGGTGGTTGGCCATCCATTTTCTATGTATTCGGTGCTATCGGTACCATTTGGTGCATCGCGTTCCTTTTATGGGTCTATGAGGATCCCGAGCAACATCCATCCATTtcggaagaagaaaagaagtaTATACTCAGTTCTCTTTGGGGTAGCGCCGGCATATCT tcATCACCTCCCGTGCCATGGAAGTCTATTGTAACTTCGCTGCCATTCTGGGCTATTTTGATGGCGCACATGGGCCAGAATTACGGATATGAGACGCTGATGACTCAACTTCCGACATTTATGAAACAGATTCTCCATTTCAGCATTAAAAAC aatgGTTTCTTTTCTGCACTTCCATATCTTGCTATGTGGCTcttctctatatttatttctcatgtCGCCGATTGGATGATCTCAGGAAAATACTCTCATACAGTGACTCGTAAGATCATCAATAGTATTGGTCAATATGGACCAGCTGTGGCATTGATTGCTGCCTCATACACTGGTTGTAATGCCTCGGCGACTATAGCCATTATCACAGTGGGAGTTGGTTTAAATGGTGCTATTTATTCCGGTTTTAAAGTAAATCATCTCGATATCTCACCCAGATTTGCCGGACTTTTAATGTCTTTTACTAATTGTATTGCCAATCTCGCTGGACTTCTCGCGCCAATCACTGTTGGACTGATCATCGATGATTcg ccAACGCAAGCAAAATGGAGAATTGTATTCATGATCTGTGCTGTTATTTACATAGTAtgtgcaacattttatttatgttgcgGTTCTGGGCAGAGGCAAGTATGGGATAATCCGGATAAAGACGATGACAAGAACGAGAAAAAGCAACTAGATGGGGTACAAGTCATCAGTGAAACTCAACattga
- the Picot gene encoding putative inorganic phosphate cotransporter isoform X4, producing MVENGMTLDRKKSEIKRPEVLEVEASPPKGWMGKRHMVTFMIFLGMANAYIMRTNMSVAIVAMVNHTAIQDVKVEKVINECGDLITNETEAAERNADGPFLWNNKEQGYLLSSFFWGYVITQIPFGILAKRYGAKYFLGIGMLINSIFGLLVPASAYWGYWWLMTIRFIQGLGEGPIVPCTHALLAKWIPPNERSRMGAFVYAGAQFGTVISMPLSGLLADWQLVGGWPSIFYVFGAIGTIWCIAFLLWVYEDPEQHPSISEEEKKYILSSLWGSAGISSSPPVPWKSIVTSLPFWAILMAHMGQNYGYETLMTQLPTFMKQILHFSIKNNGFFSALPYLAMWLFSIFISHVADWMISGKYSHTVTRKIINSIGQYGPAVALIAASYTGCNASATIAIITVGVGLNGAIYSGFKVNHLDISPRFAGLLMSFTNCIANLAGLLAPITVGLIIDDSPTQAKWRIVFMICAVIYIVCATFYLCCGSGQRQVWDNPDKDDDKNEKKQLDGVQVISETQH from the exons GTTGGATGGGAAAACGTCACATGGTAACATTCATGATATTCCTTGGTATGGCAAATGCTTACATAATGAGAACCAACATGTCCGTGGCTATCGTCGCGATGGTCAATCATACCGCCATCCAGGACGTCAAAGTGGAAAAAGTGATAAATGAATGCGGAGATCTTATCACCAATGAAACTGAAGCTGCCGAACGT AATGCCGATGGACCTTTTTTGTGGAACAATAAAGAGCAAGGCTATCTCTTGAGCTCGTTCTTCTGGGGCTACGTTATCACGCAGATACCGTTCGGTATCCTCGCCAAACGTTATGGCGCGAAATATTTCCTCGGAATTGGCATGCTTATCAATTCGATTTTTGGGCTGCTGGTCCCCGCATCTGCGTACTGGGGATACTGGTGGCTGATGACTATTCGCTTTATCCAAGGTTTAGGAGAG GGTCCTATTGTGCCTTGCACGCACGCATTGCTGGCGAAGTGGATACCACCTAACGAACGGAGCAGGATGGGTGCCTTCGTCTATGCTG GTGCACAGTTCGGGACAGTAATTTCCATGCCGTTGAGTGGTCTACTGGCCGATTGGCAATTAGTAGGTGGTTGGCCATCCATTTTCTATGTATTCGGTGCTATCGGTACCATTTGGTGCATCGCGTTCCTTTTATGGGTCTATGAGGATCCCGAGCAACATCCATCCATTtcggaagaagaaaagaagtaTATACTCAGTTCTCTTTGGGGTAGCGCCGGCATATCT tcATCACCTCCCGTGCCATGGAAGTCTATTGTAACTTCGCTGCCATTCTGGGCTATTTTGATGGCGCACATGGGCCAGAATTACGGATATGAGACGCTGATGACTCAACTTCCGACATTTATGAAACAGATTCTCCATTTCAGCATTAAAAAC aatgGTTTCTTTTCTGCACTTCCATATCTTGCTATGTGGCTcttctctatatttatttctcatgtCGCCGATTGGATGATCTCAGGAAAATACTCTCATACAGTGACTCGTAAGATCATCAATAGTATTGGTCAATATGGACCAGCTGTGGCATTGATTGCTGCCTCATACACTGGTTGTAATGCCTCGGCGACTATAGCCATTATCACAGTGGGAGTTGGTTTAAATGGTGCTATTTATTCCGGTTTTAAAGTAAATCATCTCGATATCTCACCCAGATTTGCCGGACTTTTAATGTCTTTTACTAATTGTATTGCCAATCTCGCTGGACTTCTCGCGCCAATCACTGTTGGACTGATCATCGATGATTcg ccAACGCAAGCAAAATGGAGAATTGTATTCATGATCTGTGCTGTTATTTACATAGTAtgtgcaacattttatttatgttgcgGTTCTGGGCAGAGGCAAGTATGGGATAATCCGGATAAAGACGATGACAAGAACGAGAAAAAGCAACTAGATGGGGTACAAGTCATCAGTGAAACTCAACattga
- the Picot gene encoding putative inorganic phosphate cotransporter isoform X1 yields the protein MSGSRVSENGRRNGHVLVWEQPGLDEEERSARKRRGWMGKRHMVTFMIFLGMANAYIMRTNMSVAIVAMVNHTAIQDVKVEKVINECGDLITNETEAAERNADGPFLWNNKEQGYLLSSFFWGYVITQIPFGILAKRYGAKYFLGIGMLINSIFGLLVPASAYWGYWWLMTIRFIQGLGEEWINPYCRVLLCLARTHCWRSGYHLTNGAGWVPSSMLVSSFNAIFYVAIYRARTKSRANPPRECLPLWSKFDTSGRYCVLYARAATKLVDQFFFDFSSYLFFSFSNSFSSILSLSQDFLLLVKKKKKKKKKKKEIEEKVSFRHLIIITSLLIIFFLYSCPFFRHIGAQFGTVISMPLSGLLADWQLVGGWPSIFYVFGAIGTIWCIAFLLWVYEDPEQHPSISEEEKKYILSSLWGSAGISSSPPVPWKSIVTSLPFWAILMAHMGQNYGYETLMTQLPTFMKQILHFSIKNNGFFSALPYLAMWLFSIFISHVADWMISGKYSHTVTRKIINSIGQYGPAVALIAASYTGCNASATIAIITVGVGLNGAIYSGFKVNHLDISPRFAGLLMSFTNCIANLAGLLAPITVGLIIDDSPTQAKWRIVFMICAVIYIVCATFYLCCGSGQRQVWDNPDKDDDKNEKKQLDGVQVISETQH from the exons GTTGGATGGGAAAACGTCACATGGTAACATTCATGATATTCCTTGGTATGGCAAATGCTTACATAATGAGAACCAACATGTCCGTGGCTATCGTCGCGATGGTCAATCATACCGCCATCCAGGACGTCAAAGTGGAAAAAGTGATAAATGAATGCGGAGATCTTATCACCAATGAAACTGAAGCTGCCGAACGT AATGCCGATGGACCTTTTTTGTGGAACAATAAAGAGCAAGGCTATCTCTTGAGCTCGTTCTTCTGGGGCTACGTTATCACGCAGATACCGTTCGGTATCCTCGCCAAACGTTATGGCGCGAAATATTTCCTCGGAATTGGCATGCTTATCAATTCGATTTTTGGGCTGCTGGTCCCCGCATCTGCGTACTGGGGATACTGGTGGCTGATGACTATTCGCTTTATCCAAGGTTTAGGAGAG GAATGGATTAATCCCTATTGCAGGGTCCTATTGTGCCTTGCACGCACGCATTGCTGGCGAAGTGGATACCACCTAACGAACGGAGCAGGATGGGTGCCTTCGTCTATGCTGGTAAGCTCGTTCAATGCGATCTTTTATGTAGCGATTTATCGAGCGCGTACCAAGTCGAGAGCTAATCCGCCACGCGAGTGTCTTCCTCTCTGGAGCAAGTTTGATACATCGGGTCGCTACTGTGTTCTGTATGCGCGTGCTGCGACGAAACTTGTGGACcagttttttttcgatttttcgagttatctttttttttcctttagcaactctttttcttctattctatctctctcacaagattttcttttattagtaaaaaaaaaaaaaaaaaaaaaaaaaaaaaaaaaagagatagaagaGAAAGTGAGCTTCAGGCATCTAATAATCATCACATCATTactaatcatattttttttgtattcttgtCCTTTTTTCCGACATATAGGTGCACAGTTCGGGACAGTAATTTCCATGCCGTTGAGTGGTCTACTGGCCGATTGGCAATTAGTAGGTGGTTGGCCATCCATTTTCTATGTATTCGGTGCTATCGGTACCATTTGGTGCATCGCGTTCCTTTTATGGGTCTATGAGGATCCCGAGCAACATCCATCCATTtcggaagaagaaaagaagtaTATACTCAGTTCTCTTTGGGGTAGCGCCGGCATATCT tcATCACCTCCCGTGCCATGGAAGTCTATTGTAACTTCGCTGCCATTCTGGGCTATTTTGATGGCGCACATGGGCCAGAATTACGGATATGAGACGCTGATGACTCAACTTCCGACATTTATGAAACAGATTCTCCATTTCAGCATTAAAAAC aatgGTTTCTTTTCTGCACTTCCATATCTTGCTATGTGGCTcttctctatatttatttctcatgtCGCCGATTGGATGATCTCAGGAAAATACTCTCATACAGTGACTCGTAAGATCATCAATAGTATTGGTCAATATGGACCAGCTGTGGCATTGATTGCTGCCTCATACACTGGTTGTAATGCCTCGGCGACTATAGCCATTATCACAGTGGGAGTTGGTTTAAATGGTGCTATTTATTCCGGTTTTAAAGTAAATCATCTCGATATCTCACCCAGATTTGCCGGACTTTTAATGTCTTTTACTAATTGTATTGCCAATCTCGCTGGACTTCTCGCGCCAATCACTGTTGGACTGATCATCGATGATTcg ccAACGCAAGCAAAATGGAGAATTGTATTCATGATCTGTGCTGTTATTTACATAGTAtgtgcaacattttatttatgttgcgGTTCTGGGCAGAGGCAAGTATGGGATAATCCGGATAAAGACGATGACAAGAACGAGAAAAAGCAACTAGATGGGGTACAAGTCATCAGTGAAACTCAACattga
- the Picot gene encoding putative inorganic phosphate cotransporter isoform X2, protein MVENGMTLDRKKSEIKRPEVLEVEASPPKGWMGKRHMVTFMIFLGMANAYIMRTNMSVAIVAMVNHTAIQDVKVEKVINECGDLITNETEAAERNADGPFLWNNKEQGYLLSSFFWGYVITQIPFGILAKRYGAKYFLGIGMLINSIFGLLVPASAYWGYWWLMTIRFIQGLGEEWINPYCRVLLCLARTHCWRSGYHLTNGAGWVPSSMLVSSFNAIFYVAIYRARTKSRANPPRECLPLWSKFDTSGRYCVLYARAATKLVDQFFFDFSSYLFFSFSNSFSSILSLSQDFLLLVKKKKKKKKKKKEIEEKVSFRHLIIITSLLIIFFLYSCPFFRHIGAQFGTVISMPLSGLLADWQLVGGWPSIFYVFGAIGTIWCIAFLLWVYEDPEQHPSISEEEKKYILSSLWGSAGISSSPPVPWKSIVTSLPFWAILMAHMGQNYGYETLMTQLPTFMKQILHFSIKNNGFFSALPYLAMWLFSIFISHVADWMISGKYSHTVTRKIINSIGQYGPAVALIAASYTGCNASATIAIITVGVGLNGAIYSGFKVNHLDISPRFAGLLMSFTNCIANLAGLLAPITVGLIIDDSPTQAKWRIVFMICAVIYIVCATFYLCCGSGQRQVWDNPDKDDDKNEKKQLDGVQVISETQH, encoded by the exons GTTGGATGGGAAAACGTCACATGGTAACATTCATGATATTCCTTGGTATGGCAAATGCTTACATAATGAGAACCAACATGTCCGTGGCTATCGTCGCGATGGTCAATCATACCGCCATCCAGGACGTCAAAGTGGAAAAAGTGATAAATGAATGCGGAGATCTTATCACCAATGAAACTGAAGCTGCCGAACGT AATGCCGATGGACCTTTTTTGTGGAACAATAAAGAGCAAGGCTATCTCTTGAGCTCGTTCTTCTGGGGCTACGTTATCACGCAGATACCGTTCGGTATCCTCGCCAAACGTTATGGCGCGAAATATTTCCTCGGAATTGGCATGCTTATCAATTCGATTTTTGGGCTGCTGGTCCCCGCATCTGCGTACTGGGGATACTGGTGGCTGATGACTATTCGCTTTATCCAAGGTTTAGGAGAG GAATGGATTAATCCCTATTGCAGGGTCCTATTGTGCCTTGCACGCACGCATTGCTGGCGAAGTGGATACCACCTAACGAACGGAGCAGGATGGGTGCCTTCGTCTATGCTGGTAAGCTCGTTCAATGCGATCTTTTATGTAGCGATTTATCGAGCGCGTACCAAGTCGAGAGCTAATCCGCCACGCGAGTGTCTTCCTCTCTGGAGCAAGTTTGATACATCGGGTCGCTACTGTGTTCTGTATGCGCGTGCTGCGACGAAACTTGTGGACcagttttttttcgatttttcgagttatctttttttttcctttagcaactctttttcttctattctatctctctcacaagattttcttttattagtaaaaaaaaaaaaaaaaaaaaaaaaaaaaaaaaaagagatagaagaGAAAGTGAGCTTCAGGCATCTAATAATCATCACATCATTactaatcatattttttttgtattcttgtCCTTTTTTCCGACATATAGGTGCACAGTTCGGGACAGTAATTTCCATGCCGTTGAGTGGTCTACTGGCCGATTGGCAATTAGTAGGTGGTTGGCCATCCATTTTCTATGTATTCGGTGCTATCGGTACCATTTGGTGCATCGCGTTCCTTTTATGGGTCTATGAGGATCCCGAGCAACATCCATCCATTtcggaagaagaaaagaagtaTATACTCAGTTCTCTTTGGGGTAGCGCCGGCATATCT tcATCACCTCCCGTGCCATGGAAGTCTATTGTAACTTCGCTGCCATTCTGGGCTATTTTGATGGCGCACATGGGCCAGAATTACGGATATGAGACGCTGATGACTCAACTTCCGACATTTATGAAACAGATTCTCCATTTCAGCATTAAAAAC aatgGTTTCTTTTCTGCACTTCCATATCTTGCTATGTGGCTcttctctatatttatttctcatgtCGCCGATTGGATGATCTCAGGAAAATACTCTCATACAGTGACTCGTAAGATCATCAATAGTATTGGTCAATATGGACCAGCTGTGGCATTGATTGCTGCCTCATACACTGGTTGTAATGCCTCGGCGACTATAGCCATTATCACAGTGGGAGTTGGTTTAAATGGTGCTATTTATTCCGGTTTTAAAGTAAATCATCTCGATATCTCACCCAGATTTGCCGGACTTTTAATGTCTTTTACTAATTGTATTGCCAATCTCGCTGGACTTCTCGCGCCAATCACTGTTGGACTGATCATCGATGATTcg ccAACGCAAGCAAAATGGAGAATTGTATTCATGATCTGTGCTGTTATTTACATAGTAtgtgcaacattttatttatgttgcgGTTCTGGGCAGAGGCAAGTATGGGATAATCCGGATAAAGACGATGACAAGAACGAGAAAAAGCAACTAGATGGGGTACAAGTCATCAGTGAAACTCAACattga